The genomic segment TTTCGTATCGAGTGGTGGTATCTCACGGCAAACCTCGTCGACGCGAGCGGTGCTCCTTGCGGCCTGCAATGGACGCTGTTCCGCCAGGCTTCGCAGCCGGGTCCGCAAGGCGAAGGCTGGGCCAATCAGCAGGTGTGGATGGCGCATGCGGCGGTGACGCGCGCCGACACCCACCGCTTCTCTGAGACGTTTTCACGCGGCGGCGTCGGGCAAGCCGGCGTGACGGCAAAACCGTTCGATGCCTGGATCGACGATTGGGAGATGAAGGGCCTTGAGCGCACAGACGATCGCGCTTTGGCGCCGCTGTCGTTGAAGGCGTCTGGCGCCGATTTCAGCTATGCGCTGACGCTGGAGGCCGACCGGCCGGTGGTGCTGCAGGGCGATCGGGGCTACAGCCGCAAGTCGGAGCGCGGGCAGGCTTCGTACTACTACAGCCAGCCGTTCTACCGTGCCCGCGGCACGCTCAGCATCGACGACAAGCCGGTCGATGTCTCGGGCCAGGCCTGGATGGACCGGGAATGGAGCAGCCAGCCGCTCGACGCCGACCAGACCGGCTGGGACTGGTTGTCACTGCATCTGTCATCCGGCGACAAGCTGATGCTGTACCGGCTGCGGCAGAAGGACGGTAAGGATTATCCGTTCGGCAATTGGATCAGCGCCAGCGGCGAGACGCAGATGATTGCAGGGAACGACATCCAGATGATGCCGAAGGCGACGGCGGAAGTCGCGGGACGCAAGCTGCCGGTGCAATGGGAGATCGCGATCCCCTCGCGATCGTTCGCGATCCTGTGCAAGCCGCTCAATCCCAGAGCCTGGATGGGGACCGGCTTCTCGTACTGGGAAGGGCCAATCAGCATTGCCGGCACGCATGACGGCGTTGGCTATCTCGAGCTGACCGGCTATTGAAGCGCGGCTTCTCTTCAAGGGGTTTCGCGATGTATCATCTCACCGCGCTCGTCACGCTGCTGGCGATCGCATTTTATTTCTTCACCGCCATCAACGTCTCACGCTCGCGCACCAAGACCGGCGTCAAAGTGCCTGCGATGGCGGGCCATCCGGATTTCGAGCGGGCCTTCCGCATCCAGATGAACACGCTGGAATGGATGCCGATTGTTCTGCCCGCGCTCTGGCTGTTCGCGATCTATGTCAGCGACGCCATCGCGGCGGGGATCGGCGCGATCTGGATCATCGGCCGTATCGTCTATTTCGTCGGCTATTCGCAAGCAGCGGCCAAGCGCGGCACGGGTTTCGCGATCCGGGCGCTCGCCGCCATGGCGCTGTGGGTCGGGGCGCTGGGGGCGGTGGTGTTGCGGTTGGTGAAGTGAAGCCTAGCATCACGCGGGCGTCGTGTCCCGGGCGCGCTGCAGCGCGTCCGGGACAGGAGAGCCTCACTTCGTCAGCGGGCAGCCGCTTTCCTTGGCGGTGAAGAAGGCCTTGTCACCGGGGACAGTGGCGAGCAGCTTGTAATAGTCCCAGGGCTTCTTCGACTCCGAGGGCTTCTTGACCTCGAACAGATACATGTCGTGGACCATGCGGCCGTTCTCGAGCACCTTGCCGCCCTGCGCGAAGTCGTCGTCGACCGGCAGCTCCTTCAGCTTCTTGGCGACGGCATCCGGATCCTTGGTGCCAGCGGCCTTGACCGCCTTCAGGTAGCTCAGCGTCGCCGAATAGGTGCCGGCGTGGATCATGCTCGGCATCCGCCCGGTGCGCTTGAGGAAGCGCTCGCCGAGATGGCGCGTCTTGTCGTTGAGATCCCAGTAATAGCCCTCGGTCAGCACCAGACCTTGCGCGGCCTGAAGGCCGAGGCCGTTGACTTCGGCGAGCGTCATCAGGAGGCCGGCGAGCTTCTGGCCACTGGCGACGATGCCGAATTCGGACGCCTGCTTGATGGAATTGGTAGTGTCGAGGCCGGCATTGGCGAGGCCGACGATCTTCGCCTTCGAGCTCTGCGCCTGCAGCAGGAAGGACGAAAAGTCCGAGGAGTTGAGCGGCACGCGCACCGAGCCGACCACCTTGCCGCCATTGGCGGTGACGATCTCGCTGGTGTCCTTCTCCAGCGCGTAGCCGAAGGCGTAGTCCGCGGTGAGGAAGAACCAGGTGTCGCCGCCGGCTTTGGTCAGCGCACCGCCGGTGCCGACGCCGAGCGCGCGGGTGTCGTAGGCCCAGTGAAAGCCATAGGGCTGGCAGGCATCGCCTGTCAGCCGCGAGGTCGCGGCGCCGACGACGATGTCGATCTTCTTCTTTTCCTTGGAGAGTTCATGGATCGCGAGCGCGACCGAGGAGGTCGTCAGCTCCGTGATCATGTCGACATTCTCGACGTCGTACCAGCGCCGCGCGATCGAGCTGGCCAGATCCGGCTTGTTCTGGTGGTCGGCAGTGACGAGCTCGATCTTCTGGCCGAGCACCTCGCCGCCGAAATCCTCGATCGCCATCTTGGCCGCTTCGACCGACCATTTGCCGCCGTAATCGGCATAGACGCCGGACTGGTCGTTGAGGATGCCGATCTTGACGCCTTGCGCGGATGCGGGAACCGCAATCAAGAGGGCCGAGGCCGCTGCGGCCCAAAGTGCTGATTTCATATGTTTATCTCCAGCATTCTTCTGTGAAATCGCGCGGATGATAGTGAAGAACCCCGCGGGCGCCCATCCATTTCATATTGGTCGTTAGTATGGGATTCTGCGCGCTCCGTCGTCCCGGGGCGCGCGTAGTGCGAGCCCGGGACCCATAACCACAGGATCGAGTTGGACGAAGACTCGGAGTTACCGCTTCGCCCAACGCTTTCTCCCTGGGGTTATGGGTCCCCGCCTTCGCGGGGACGACGGCGGAGAGTGAGGATAAGCCTGTGGCCACCACTTGCACTTAAGGGGCCACCACCTCCGGCTTCTTGTCGCGCCGCCCTTCCGCGAGGTTCCGCACCACGACGTAGAAGATCGGCGTGAACAGCAGGCCGAACAGGGTGACGCCGATCATGCCGAAGAACACGGCGACGCCGACGGCCTGGCGCATCTCCGAGCCGGAGCCGGTCGAGATCACCAGCGGCAGCACGCCGAGAATGAAGGCGAACGAGGTCATCAGGATCGGCCGCAAGCGCAAGCGGCAGGCGTCGATGACGGCCTCCAGCCGCGGCTTGCCTTCGTTCTCGATGTCGCGCGCGAACTCGACGATCAGGATCGCGTTCTTCGCCGCCAGTCCCACCAGCACCACGAAGCCGATCTGGGTGAGGATGTTGACGTCCTGGCCCATGATGCGCACGCCGATGGTGGCGGCGAGCAGGCACATCGGCACGATCAGAATCACCGCGAACGGCAGCGTCCAGCTGCCATATTGCGCGGCGAGCACGAGATAGACGAACAGCACGCAGATCGGAAATACGTAGAGCCCGGCATTGCCGCCGGTAATCTGCTGATAGGACAGGTCGGTCCATTCGAAGGTGAAGCCGCTCGGCAAGGTGTCGTTCGCGAGCTGCTTGATGGCGTTGAGCGCGGTGGTCGAGCTGGTGCCCGGCGCCGGCTCGCCCTGGAGCTCGGAGGCTGCGTAGAGATTGTAGCGCGCGACGCGGTCGGGTCCCGAGACGTCCTTGAACTCGACCACGCTGCCGAGCATCACCATATCGCCGGACGCATTGCGCGTGCGCAGGCGCGCGAGATCGCTCGGCTCTTTTCGGTACGGGAAGTCGGCCTGCGCGGTGACGTGATAGGTGCGGCCGAACAGGTTGAAGTCGTTGACATAGGTCGATCCGAAATAGGTCTGGATCGTCTCGTTGATGTTGGAAATGGGGACACCCAGCTTCTGCGCCTTGGTGCGGTCGATGTCGACGAAGAGCTGCGGCGTGTTCGCCGTGAACGGCGAGAACACCGAAGGGGCGAGCAGCGAGGGCGATTTGCGCGCGGCGGCGACGAGCTCGTCGGTGGCCGCAGCGAGCATTTCAGGCCCGCGGCCCTGGCGGTCCTGGATGCGGATGGCAAAGCCGCCGCCGGTGCCGATGCCGGGCACGGCCGGCGGCGGAATCACGATGATGAAGGCGCCCTGGATCGCGGACAGCCGCTTGCGCAGCTCGCCCGTGATGGCGGTGGCGGACAGGCCCTTCTTCAGCCGCACCTCCGGCTCGTCGAACACAGGGAATAGCGCCGCCGCATTGCCGGCCTGCGTGCGGGTGGCGCCGGAGAAACCGGCAAAGGCAGCGACGCGAACGATGCCCGGCGTATCCAGCGAGATCCGCTCGATCTCGCGCACGACCTCGGTGGTGCGCGCCAGCGACGCCGCGCCCGGCAATTGCACCGATATGATGACGTAGCCGCGATCCTGCGCCGGGATGAAGCCCTGCGGCGTGGTCGCGATCAGCCAGCCGGCGCTGCCGATCAGCACGACGTAGAACAGCAGCATCACCACCGAATGCCGGATCACGAAATTGGCGAGGCCGGCATAGCCATGCGAGAGCCGGTCGAACAGACGGTTGAACACGCCTGTGAACGCATTCCAGCCGCGCGCAATGACATTCCAGCTCGCCGGCGGCCGCTTCTCCTCATGCGGCGTGAGGATCTGCGAGGCCAGCGCGGGCGAGAGCGTCAGCGAGCAGAAGCAGGAGATCGCGGTCGCGACCGCGATGGTGACGGCGAACTGCTGGAAGAATTGCCCGGAAATGCCGCCGAGGAACGCGGTCGGCACGAACACCGCGCATAGCACCAGCGCAATCGAGACCAGCGCGCCGCCGACCTCCTCCATCGTCTTCAGCGCGGCATCGCGACGACTGAGGCCGTGCTCGAGATGGCGCTCGACATTCTCGACCACGACGATGGCGTCATCGACCACGATGCCGACGGCGAGGACGAGGCCGAACAGCGTGAGATTGTTGATGGAGAAGCCGAGCGCCGCCATCACCGCGAAGGTGCCGACCAGCGACACCGGGATCGCGATGATCGGAATGATCGCGGGCCGCCAGCCCTGCAGGAACACCAGCACGACGACGACCACGAGCAGCATGGCCTCGTAGATGGTCTTGATCAGCTCGTGGACGGACTGGGCGATGAACTCGGTCGGATTGTAGCCGATATTGTAGTCGAGGCCCTTGGGAAAGCTCTCCTTGAGCCTCGTCATGGTGTCGGAGATGTTTTTTGCGGTCGCGAGCGCGTTCGAGCCCGGCCGCTGCGTTACCAGCATGGCCACCGCCGACTTGCGCAGCAGGAAGCTGTTGGTGGAATAGGCCAGCGCCCCGAGCTCGATGCGGGCGACGTCGCGCAAGCGAACGACGCGGCCGTCGGAGCCTGCCTTGATCAGGATGTCCTCGAACTGCTTCTGGTCCTTCAACCGCCCGGTGAAGGTGAGGTTGGGCTGGAAGGCGCGGTCGACGATCGGCGGCTCGGCAATCTGGCCACCGGCGATCTGCACGTTCTGGGCGCGGATCGCCGCCAGCACCTCGGCCGACGTCAGTCCGAGATTGGCGATCCGGTCAGGGTCGAGCCACAGCCGCATCGAATAGTCGCGCGCGCCGAAAATCTGGATGTCGCCGACGCCGTCGATGCGCAAGAGCTGGTCGCGGACCTGCAGCAGGGCGTAGTTCGAGATGTAGAGCTGGTCGAACGTGTCGTCAGGCGACAGCATGAACACGACCATCAGGATGTCGGGCGAGTTCTTGCGCGTGGTGACGCCGTTGCGCTGGACTTCTTCAGGGAGCCGCGGCTGCGCGATGGCGACGCGGTTCTGCACCAGCACTTGCGCCTTATCGAGATCGGTGCCCAGCTTGAAGGTGACGGTGATGGTGAGCTGGCCGTTCGAGGTGGCCTGGCTGTAGAGGTACAGCATGTCCTCGACGCCGTTGATCTCCTGCTCGATGGGAGCTGCGACCGTGTCGGACACGGTCTGCGCCGAGGCGCCGGGATATTGCGTGGTGACGACGACGGTCGGCGGCACCACTTGCGGATATTCGGAGACCGGCAGCGTCGTGTAGGCGAGCGCGCCGACGATCAGGAGCACGATCGACAGCACCATCGCGAGGATGGGCTGGTTGATGGAGAGACGGCCGAGATTCATGGCTTGCCACCGGCTGGGGCTTGCGCGGTCTGGGGAGCGACCTTGGCGCCGACGCGGGCGCGCTGGATGCCGTTGACGATGACGCGGTCGTCGGCCTTCAGCCCGTCACGGATCACACGCAGGCCGTCGTCGAGCGGTCCGAGCACCACGGGGCGTGCCTCGACCGTGTCGTCAGGCTTGACCACGAAGATGATCTTGCGGGACTGGTCGGTCGCGATCGCAACGTCCGGAATCAGCAGCGCCTCGTAGGGCGCGCTGCCGATCAGGCGGACGCGGCCGAACTGGCCGGGCAGGATCGACAGATCGGTGTTCTTGACCACCGCGCGGCTGCGCAGCGTGCCGGTCGAGACGTCCAGCCGATTGTCGAGGAAATTGACGGTGCCCTCGTGCGACGGCTTGGTCTCGCCGGCGAGAGTCACTTGCACCGGGTTCGCCGTATCGCGCGAGCTTGGCCGCCGCCCCTCGAACCACAGCTTGCTGTATTTGATGAACGTTGCCTCATCCATGTCGAAATAGATGTAGATCGGATCGAGCGCGACGATCGACGTGAGCAGCGTCGAGGTGCCGGTGTCGCTGCCCTGCACGAGATTGCCGGGGCTGACGAGATGGCGGCTGACGCGGCCGGTCAGCGGCGCAGCCACATGCGTGAACTCGATGTTGAGCTTGGCAGCCTTCAGCGCGCCTTCGGCCTGCATCTCGGCGGCGTGCGCGGCCTGCAGGGCCTGGCGGCGCTGGTCGACGACCTGCTCGGAGACTGCGCTGGTCTGCACCAAATTCAGACCACGATCGAGCTCGCGCTTGGCAAGCTCGACTCTTGCCCGTGCGTCGGACAGCTGGCCCTCCGCCTGAGTGGCCACCGCCTCGAACGGGCGCGGATCGATCACGTAGAGCAGATCACCTTGGCGCACGATGGCGCCGTCCTGAAACTCGACCGAGTTGACGAAACCGCCGACCCGCGGCCGCACCTGGACCTCCTCCACCGCCTCGAAGCGGCCGGTGAACTCGTCCCAATCGGTGACCGTGCGCTTGACCGGCTGGGCGACCGTCACCGGCGGCGGTGGCGGGGCCGCAGCCTGCGATGCCGGCTTGTCGCAGCCGGACAGGGCGAATGCCGCGGCGAGAAGCCCGGCGATTGCGCTGACCTGAACGAAATCGTGCTTTTTGATCAACTGCCTGCTTCCGTCCGGTCCGCTCATCCCCAGGTCCTCGCATCCAAGCCGCAGGAAATGCAGGGTACGCCTCTACCTGCGGGCGTCACAAGATGGGCAGCAAAGATGAACTCTTCAAGACCGATGCGCTTGCAATGCTTCGAACGATGCCCTGACCGGATGACGGGTTGACAGGGAGAGAGACGACGCAGTGAAAGGCCGTCGAGGCTGGCCAGACCCTGCCGTGAAGGACCGGGCTCTCGGACTTGCGAGCTTTTCCCGCGGCCATCCATCGAGATGCCCGCTTCAGGCGGGCGCGTCATGAGAGAGAGCTACTTCCGAAGCCTAGCCTTGGCGCCGGCGACGATCTGCATGGCGACGCCGGCAATCCAGCCGACCAAGACGAGCCAGGTCCAGGCCATGTGCGGATCGAGCCGGAGCACGATCACGGCGACCGAGGCAAAGGCGGTGAGCGTGGCGCACAGCGTGCCGGCGGCGCTCATGAGCTCGGCGGCGTCGATCTGGCTGTGCGCATCGTCGAAAGGCATCTGCGGCGTGTCGATGCCGAGATAGAAGCCGATGCCGCCGAGCAGCATCATCAGCAGCAGGAAGCCCTGCGTGGTGAGAGTGGGGATCGCCGAGCCGACATAGGCGCCGACGAACAATCCGCACGCGGCCCCCGCCATGGCAAGACCGACGCGCTCGAACACATGGGCGGTTTTACGAACACGAAAATGCATGGCCAGCCTCCGCGAGGCGTTGAATGCTGAGAGGTTAGGCCAGTTTTGCGGTGGGTGGAAGGCGAGGAGTTTTACGGATGCGTGACGGGGGTGAGAGCGAGCGCAACACACTCAGCAATCGTCCTGGACAAGCGCGCGGAGCGGAGCGCAGATCCGGGACGACAGCGGAGCTTATAGCGCCGTCATCGCACCACACTCGCCCTCACCGCGCCCCGAACGTGGTCTTGCCGAACAGCGCCTTCTGCGTCGAGGGCTGCGAGCGCCAATATTGCGGCGGCGCCTCGACCATTCCGCCGAGCTCGGCGGCGGCGTGCCAGCCCCAGCGCGGATCGTAGAGCAGGCCGCGGGCAATCGCGACCATGTCGGCCTTGCCCGATGCGACGATCTCCTCGGCGTGCCTGGCTTCGGTGATGAGGCCGACGGCGATGGTGGGCAGGCCGGTCTCGCGCTTGATCGCCTCTGCAAACTGCACCTGATAACCGGGGCCGAGCGGGATTTTCTGCAGCGGCGAGACGCCGCCGGAGGACGCATCGATCCAGTCGACGCCGCGCGCCGTCAGCGCGTTCGCGAATTCGATGGTTTGCGCCAGATCCCAGCCGCCCTCGACCCAGTCGGTCGAGGACACCCGTATGCCGACCGGCTTGTCAGCAGGGAACGCGGCGCGCACCGCGTCGAACACCTCCAGCGGAA from the Bradyrhizobium sp. WBAH42 genome contains:
- a CDS encoding efflux RND transporter permease subunit, whose product is MNLGRLSINQPILAMVLSIVLLIVGALAYTTLPVSEYPQVVPPTVVVTTQYPGASAQTVSDTVAAPIEQEINGVEDMLYLYSQATSNGQLTITVTFKLGTDLDKAQVLVQNRVAIAQPRLPEEVQRNGVTTRKNSPDILMVVFMLSPDDTFDQLYISNYALLQVRDQLLRIDGVGDIQIFGARDYSMRLWLDPDRIANLGLTSAEVLAAIRAQNVQIAGGQIAEPPIVDRAFQPNLTFTGRLKDQKQFEDILIKAGSDGRVVRLRDVARIELGALAYSTNSFLLRKSAVAMLVTQRPGSNALATAKNISDTMTRLKESFPKGLDYNIGYNPTEFIAQSVHELIKTIYEAMLLVVVVVLVFLQGWRPAIIPIIAIPVSLVGTFAVMAALGFSINNLTLFGLVLAVGIVVDDAIVVVENVERHLEHGLSRRDAALKTMEEVGGALVSIALVLCAVFVPTAFLGGISGQFFQQFAVTIAVATAISCFCSLTLSPALASQILTPHEEKRPPASWNVIARGWNAFTGVFNRLFDRLSHGYAGLANFVIRHSVVMLLFYVVLIGSAGWLIATTPQGFIPAQDRGYVIISVQLPGAASLARTTEVVREIERISLDTPGIVRVAAFAGFSGATRTQAGNAAALFPVFDEPEVRLKKGLSATAITGELRKRLSAIQGAFIIVIPPPAVPGIGTGGGFAIRIQDRQGRGPEMLAAATDELVAAARKSPSLLAPSVFSPFTANTPQLFVDIDRTKAQKLGVPISNINETIQTYFGSTYVNDFNLFGRTYHVTAQADFPYRKEPSDLARLRTRNASGDMVMLGSVVEFKDVSGPDRVARYNLYAASELQGEPAPGTSSTTALNAIKQLANDTLPSGFTFEWTDLSYQQITGGNAGLYVFPICVLFVYLVLAAQYGSWTLPFAVILIVPMCLLAATIGVRIMGQDVNILTQIGFVVLVGLAAKNAILIVEFARDIENEGKPRLEAVIDACRLRLRPILMTSFAFILGVLPLVISTGSGSEMRQAVGVAVFFGMIGVTLFGLLFTPIFYVVVRNLAEGRRDKKPEVVAP
- a CDS encoding lipocalin-like domain-containing protein is translated as MSAEAITRRAFAGGIAALALARRAAAQGYAGLGETADGFAKVTPGRTFAFPADHGPHPEFRIEWWYLTANLVDASGAPCGLQWTLFRQASQPGPQGEGWANQQVWMAHAAVTRADTHRFSETFSRGGVGQAGVTAKPFDAWIDDWEMKGLERTDDRALAPLSLKASGADFSYALTLEADRPVVLQGDRGYSRKSERGQASYYYSQPFYRARGTLSIDDKPVDVSGQAWMDREWSSQPLDADQTGWDWLSLHLSSGDKLMLYRLRQKDGKDYPFGNWISASGETQMIAGNDIQMMPKATAEVAGRKLPVQWEIAIPSRSFAILCKPLNPRAWMGTGFSYWEGPISIAGTHDGVGYLELTGY
- a CDS encoding efflux RND transporter periplasmic adaptor subunit codes for the protein MSGPDGSRQLIKKHDFVQVSAIAGLLAAAFALSGCDKPASQAAAPPPPPVTVAQPVKRTVTDWDEFTGRFEAVEEVQVRPRVGGFVNSVEFQDGAIVRQGDLLYVIDPRPFEAVATQAEGQLSDARARVELAKRELDRGLNLVQTSAVSEQVVDQRRQALQAAHAAEMQAEGALKAAKLNIEFTHVAAPLTGRVSRHLVSPGNLVQGSDTGTSTLLTSIVALDPIYIYFDMDEATFIKYSKLWFEGRRPSSRDTANPVQVTLAGETKPSHEGTVNFLDNRLDVSTGTLRSRAVVKNTDLSILPGQFGRVRLIGSAPYEALLIPDVAIATDQSRKIIFVVKPDDTVEARPVVLGPLDDGLRVIRDGLKADDRVIVNGIQRARVGAKVAPQTAQAPAGGKP
- a CDS encoding ABC transporter substrate-binding protein is translated as MKSALWAAAASALLIAVPASAQGVKIGILNDQSGVYADYGGKWSVEAAKMAIEDFGGEVLGQKIELVTADHQNKPDLASSIARRWYDVENVDMITELTTSSVALAIHELSKEKKKIDIVVGAATSRLTGDACQPYGFHWAYDTRALGVGTGGALTKAGGDTWFFLTADYAFGYALEKDTSEIVTANGGKVVGSVRVPLNSSDFSSFLLQAQSSKAKIVGLANAGLDTTNSIKQASEFGIVASGQKLAGLLMTLAEVNGLGLQAAQGLVLTEGYYWDLNDKTRHLGERFLKRTGRMPSMIHAGTYSATLSYLKAVKAAGTKDPDAVAKKLKELPVDDDFAQGGKVLENGRMVHDMYLFEVKKPSESKKPWDYYKLLATVPGDKAFFTAKESGCPLTK
- a CDS encoding MAPEG family protein, with amino-acid sequence MYHLTALVTLLAIAFYFFTAINVSRSRTKTGVKVPAMAGHPDFERAFRIQMNTLEWMPIVLPALWLFAIYVSDAIAAGIGAIWIIGRIVYFVGYSQAAAKRGTGFAIRALAAMALWVGALGAVVLRLVK